One window of the Microvirga mediterraneensis genome contains the following:
- a CDS encoding L-serine ammonia-lyase — protein sequence MRNAAIGAAAVMTGTTWSPEARAQQAETEAAVQQAKREAAGGDAGLKMSSALSPDLDVVKSSRGPVMTVADEFYKVGPGPSSSHTIGPMRITYDFYQRCTKLPADQLTQASGLKVHLFGSLSATGKGHGTERAALAGLVGKEPATVDPRFLDEMIAKPQQIYPVKLGTKTFNLSLADIVYDATKGDFPHPNTMTCQLLAGDKVLYEQEYYSVGGGFIEWKGYEPPKKGQPKYPYATMKELRQHAESNNLSIADVVMANEIAVSGKNEEQVNAFLDKIANAMIATVKTGLSYKDDVLPGPIKLHSKAATVFERANDDTYMTDRAIGLVSAFALAASEENARGHLVITAPTGGSAGVMPAIVYALTQSDRAIPMDKIREGLLAGAAVGYLCKHNATLAAAEGGCQAEIGVASAMAAALITQILGSPPRVIENAAESALEHHLGMTCDPVAGYVQVPCIERCAFGAVKAWVAAMIATNEIASRHRVDLDTTIQTLADTARDMNPKYKETSEAGLAQNLVLC from the coding sequence GATGAGTTCAGCCCTTTCCCCGGATCTCGACGTCGTCAAGTCGTCGAGGGGGCCGGTCATGACGGTCGCTGACGAGTTCTACAAGGTCGGTCCCGGCCCTTCGAGCTCGCACACGATCGGGCCGATGCGGATCACCTATGATTTCTACCAGCGCTGCACGAAGCTTCCTGCGGATCAGCTCACGCAGGCGAGCGGCCTCAAGGTTCATCTCTTCGGCAGCCTGAGCGCCACAGGCAAGGGCCACGGCACCGAGCGCGCCGCGCTCGCCGGCCTGGTCGGCAAGGAACCGGCCACCGTGGACCCGCGGTTCCTCGACGAGATGATCGCGAAGCCCCAGCAGATCTATCCGGTAAAGCTGGGCACTAAGACGTTCAACCTGTCTTTGGCCGACATCGTCTACGATGCGACGAAGGGCGACTTCCCGCACCCGAACACCATGACCTGCCAGCTTTTGGCGGGCGACAAGGTCCTTTATGAGCAGGAGTATTATTCGGTCGGCGGCGGCTTCATCGAATGGAAAGGCTACGAGCCGCCCAAGAAAGGGCAGCCGAAGTATCCTTACGCGACGATGAAGGAGCTGCGGCAGCACGCGGAGAGCAACAATCTCTCGATTGCCGACGTCGTGATGGCGAACGAAATTGCCGTATCCGGCAAGAACGAGGAGCAGGTCAACGCCTTTCTCGACAAGATCGCCAATGCAATGATCGCCACGGTGAAGACCGGCCTGTCCTACAAGGACGACGTATTGCCTGGGCCGATCAAGCTCCACTCCAAGGCCGCGACGGTGTTCGAGCGTGCGAACGACGATACCTACATGACAGACCGCGCCATCGGGCTGGTTTCGGCCTTTGCTCTGGCCGCCTCCGAGGAGAATGCCCGCGGCCATCTGGTCATCACGGCGCCGACCGGCGGATCGGCGGGCGTGATGCCGGCTATCGTCTATGCGCTGACGCAGAGCGACCGCGCCATTCCGATGGACAAGATCCGAGAAGGTCTGCTGGCCGGTGCCGCCGTCGGCTACCTGTGTAAGCACAACGCGACCCTGGCTGCCGCCGAAGGCGGATGCCAGGCCGAGATCGGTGTCGCCTCCGCAATGGCCGCCGCGCTGATCACGCAGATCCTGGGCAGCCCGCCGCGCGTCATCGAGAACGCGGCCGAGTCAGCTCTGGAGCATCACCTCGGCATGACCTGCGATCCCGTTGCGGGTTATGTGCAGGTTCCCTGCATCGAGCGTTGCGCGTTCGGAGCGGTGAAGGCCTGGGTGGCCGCGATGATCGCCACCAACGAGATCGCGAGCAGGCATCGGGTCGACCTCGATACGACGATCCAGACGCTCGCCGACACCGCCCGGGACATGAACCCGAAATACAAGGAAACGAGCGAGGCCGGCCTTGCTCAAAACCTGGTGCTCTGCTGA
- a CDS encoding aspartate:alanine exchanger family transporter has translation MLDIVRTLLEASPLLALFLAIATGYAVGQISIAGVSFGAGAVLFTGLIIGAIAPKAAPPGLVGTLGLVMFVYGVGIQYGPQFFMSLKGPGLKYIALSTVAVVASLFVAMALASPLRISMATAAGLFAGSGTSTPTLQAALAAAGNQDPAIGYSVSYPFGVIGPIVLMTIMTALIKPTFKTPSQNVRVAELTLESNCEDRTVEQVAEILPADIKIVAIRQHHVNAPPLAGTRLHEGDGLLLVGSPTSIEKAKIAVGHEEPGRISRDRSNFDVVRVYVSKAAFVGKTIQEIPLPDFPVVISHIRRGDAEIIASADLTIEFGDLLVAAVPSDRKAELQRHFGDSIKGNAELSFVSIGVGIAFGLLIGMIPVPLPGGGSFSLGVGGGPLVMALVLGWLGRTGPLGWRIPVVANLVLRNLGLAVFIGSVAIGAGSPFVQTVASNGIQILLGGAAVLLTLVLVVLVAGYLLRIPFDDLLGVCAGSTGNPAILFAAGRLAPTERTDLGYAICFPSMTVVKIIAVQVLLS, from the coding sequence ATGCTCGATATCGTCCGTACGTTGCTCGAAGCCTCGCCCCTGCTGGCGCTGTTCCTTGCCATCGCCACCGGCTATGCGGTCGGACAGATTTCGATTGCCGGAGTTTCCTTCGGGGCCGGTGCCGTGCTGTTCACCGGCCTGATCATCGGCGCCATTGCGCCGAAGGCGGCACCGCCCGGACTGGTCGGCACGCTCGGCCTCGTGATGTTCGTCTATGGCGTCGGCATCCAATATGGACCGCAGTTCTTCATGAGCCTGAAAGGGCCTGGCCTCAAGTATATCGCCCTTTCAACCGTGGCCGTGGTCGCTTCGCTCTTCGTCGCGATGGCGCTTGCTTCTCCCCTCAGGATCTCGATGGCGACAGCGGCAGGATTGTTCGCAGGCTCCGGCACGAGCACGCCGACCTTGCAGGCGGCACTGGCTGCGGCGGGAAATCAGGATCCGGCCATTGGCTACTCCGTATCCTATCCCTTCGGCGTCATTGGCCCGATCGTCCTGATGACGATCATGACTGCGCTGATCAAACCGACGTTCAAGACGCCGTCCCAGAACGTGCGAGTGGCGGAGTTGACGCTCGAGTCGAACTGCGAGGATCGGACGGTTGAGCAAGTCGCTGAGATCCTGCCGGCGGACATCAAGATCGTTGCCATTCGCCAGCACCATGTGAATGCGCCGCCCCTGGCAGGAACACGATTGCACGAAGGTGATGGATTGCTGCTGGTCGGCAGCCCAACCAGCATCGAGAAAGCCAAGATCGCCGTGGGCCACGAGGAGCCCGGGCGCATCAGCCGTGACCGCTCCAATTTCGACGTGGTGCGTGTCTACGTTTCCAAGGCTGCGTTCGTCGGCAAGACCATTCAGGAAATCCCGCTTCCCGATTTTCCTGTCGTCATATCGCACATCCGGCGGGGAGACGCCGAGATCATCGCATCGGCGGACCTGACGATCGAATTCGGCGATTTGCTGGTGGCGGCAGTGCCATCGGACCGGAAGGCTGAACTCCAACGACATTTCGGCGACAGCATCAAAGGCAACGCCGAGTTGTCCTTTGTCTCAATCGGCGTCGGGATCGCATTTGGCCTTCTGATCGGCATGATCCCGGTTCCTCTGCCGGGAGGCGGCAGCTTCAGCCTGGGCGTTGGCGGCGGTCCACTCGTCATGGCCCTCGTCCTGGGCTGGCTCGGTCGAACCGGCCCGCTGGGCTGGCGTATCCCGGTGGTGGCCAACCTGGTTCTGCGAAACCTCGGCTTGGCGGTGTTCATAGGCTCGGTCGCCATCGGGGCGGGCAGCCCCTTCGTTCAAACCGTCGCCAGCAACGGGATACAGATCCTACTCGGCGGCGCCGCCGTTCTGCTCACCCTGGTCCTGGTCGTGCTGGTCGCCGGGTATTTGCTGCGCATCCCCTTCGACGACCTGCTCGGTGTCTGTGCTGGTTCGACCGGCAATCCTGCCATCCTTTTCGCCGCCGGACGTCTGGCCCCGACAGAGAGGACTGATCTTGGCTATGCGATTTGTTTCCCAAGCATGACCGTCGTCAAAATCATCGCCGTTCAGGTTCTGCTGAGCTGA